From a single Myxosarcina sp. GI1 genomic region:
- a CDS encoding ThiF family adenylyltransferase, producing MSSPSKHLQLEFSDLSIIDAKPIYFNYLFVRIYVVGCGGTGSFLVPHLCRLANWFDAADKQVSITLIDFDRIEEKNLYRQNFCQAELGYNKAQALAVRYKAMFPKLKIGAIASGASAVSLDRSAPTVIIGCVDNAAARKSIEELMVEYSGLMAHGFSHIPCWWIDCGNDYTYGQVTIGNWYSLELDDYILEPATCTTLPLPTIQYPELLLQTDENETLSCAERALLNGQSLNINSQMAIAAGEMVHQLLNSQLKRMQVEVDLFRGSMKSTWIAQENIDRIVERARAFMGTE from the coding sequence ATGTCATCCCCTTCTAAACATCTACAGTTAGAATTCTCGGATTTGTCGATTATTGATGCCAAACCGATCTATTTCAATTATCTTTTTGTTCGCATATATGTAGTTGGCTGTGGTGGAACTGGCAGCTTTCTCGTACCTCACCTTTGCCGTCTGGCGAATTGGTTCGACGCTGCGGACAAACAAGTTTCGATTACTTTAATTGACTTCGATCGCATTGAAGAGAAAAATCTTTACCGCCAGAACTTTTGTCAGGCTGAATTAGGCTACAACAAAGCCCAGGCTTTGGCTGTACGTTACAAAGCCATGTTTCCCAAACTAAAGATTGGCGCGATCGCTTCAGGGGCATCGGCAGTTAGTCTCGATCGCAGTGCGCCGACGGTGATTATTGGCTGTGTAGATAATGCTGCTGCCAGAAAAAGTATTGAAGAGTTGATGGTCGAATATTCTGGTTTAATGGCTCACGGATTTAGTCATATACCTTGCTGGTGGATTGACTGTGGCAATGATTATACCTACGGTCAAGTGACTATTGGTAACTGGTATTCTCTAGAGTTAGATGACTACATTCTAGAACCTGCTACCTGTACCACTCTACCTTTACCTACCATTCAATATCCCGAACTGCTGTTGCAAACCGATGAAAACGAGACTCTATCTTGCGCGGAACGAGCATTACTAAACGGGCAAAGCCTCAATATTAATTCGCAAATGGCGATCGCTGCGGGGGAAATGGTTCATCAGCTACTCAATTCTCAGCTAAAGCGGATGCAGGTAGAGGTCGATCTCTTTCGCGGTTCGATGAAGTCTACCTGGATTGCTCAGGAGAACATCGATCGCATAGTTGAGAGGGCAAGGGCTTTTATGGGTACAGAATAG
- a CDS encoding Mov34/MPN/PAD-1 family protein yields the protein MLINHSIVKPDSATDLPPGYLWAGNGIFRSVTRTEFNATIAHSLVTTPGLAELSPSFELIVPQVPQYKVEAIINRINQYPDLEQLFYLYWRGTAWEVICPEQECTPTSCICLEQHPEPAAIEIHSHGAMRAFFSSTDDREENGCRISTVIGRSNERLEIVSRVCAHGLFLDVSSDQIYQNINSFCSHVIPF from the coding sequence GTGTTAATAAATCATTCCATAGTCAAGCCAGATTCAGCTACAGATCTTCCCCCTGGTTATCTTTGGGCTGGTAATGGTATTTTTCGTTCGGTAACAAGAACCGAATTTAACGCAACTATAGCTCATAGTCTGGTTACTACTCCTGGTCTAGCTGAATTATCTCCAAGCTTTGAACTAATAGTGCCACAAGTTCCACAGTACAAGGTTGAAGCTATTATCAATCGCATTAACCAATACCCAGATCTAGAACAGCTATTCTATCTTTATTGGCGCGGTACTGCTTGGGAGGTAATATGTCCCGAACAAGAATGTACTCCAACTTCCTGCATATGCTTAGAACAGCATCCCGAACCTGCTGCCATTGAAATTCACAGTCATGGAGCTATGAGGGCGTTCTTTTCTTCTACCGACGACCGAGAAGAGAATGGTTGCAGAATTAGTACGGTAATTGGCAGAAGTAACGAGCGGTTAGAAATTGTCAGCAGAGTCTGCGCCCATGGACTATTTCTCGACGTATCTTCCGACCAAATTTATCAAAATATTAATAGTTTTTGTTCCCATGTCATCCCCTTCTAA